In Stanieria sp. NIES-3757, the DNA window TTCGGCTGCTTGATGAAGAGTAATTTTACCTAGTTGTTTGGCAATTTCTAATCTGACTCCCCAAAAAGAATCATTAGTCAGAGATTGTTCTAAAGCCTTAATTGCTTCAATTCCACCTTTTTTACCTAACGCGATCGCAGCAGAGATTCTGGAAATGGGATCTGGATCGTATTGAAGTTGATTTTTTAGTTCGGGCAATGGATATTCTAAAGTAACAGTTTTTAAGAAATTATTGCCGACATCGAAACTAACAAAATCGGGTTTTTTCTCCAAAGGAAAGTAAAAACTTTGTTCCTGTTGATGAATACGCAGGGTAAAGGCTTTCGCTTCACCATCAATGTAACCGAAAGCGACAGGAATTTTTAGATCGAATAAATCCTTACTATTATCTTTCCCTTGAGTTTGGGTAACGGTAAGGGTAGCGAGATTACTATCTCCATCCCAAGAGTAGGCTACTTTATAATCAGGATGACCACCACGAAAGACGTATTGATCGAAGAGAAAGGCTAAATTGTAACCCGTAGCTTGGTCAATTGCCCTTAATAAATCGATCGTTTCCACAGTTTGATGGGCATTATTCTGCACAAAAGTCGCGATCGCGCGCTCAAATAATTCATCTCCCAACACAGCCCGAATCATGTGATAGACACAAGCACCTTTTTCATAAAGATGACGGTCATAAAGTTCGATCGCTTCTCGATAGATATTAGTTACAATCGGACGACGGTAGCGAGAACTGTCTTCATCTAAATAACTACGCGCTTCACCTAACAAATAATAGGCTGCATCATCTTTACCGTATTCGTATTCCGTCCACAAAACTTCGGCATAAGAAGCCATACCTTCTTTAATCCAGGCATGGGACCAATGTTTAATTACTACTAAATCACCAAACCATTGATGGGCGAGTTCATGCAGGACTAAACTTTCTGTCCTCATATTATCTAAACTTGCTCTTTCATCCAATAAACAACGATCTGTTAATAAAGTAGTAGAAGTATTTTCCATACCTCCAAAAATAAAATCATCAACACAAACTTGGGCGTATTTGGGAAAAGGATAAAGATAACCGTATTTTTGAGTTAAAAATTCCATCATGCGTGGAGTTTTGCCCATACTTCGTTGACCATCTGCTTCTCTTCCTTTTTCAACGTAGTAAGTGATGGGAATGCCATTCCATTCATCTTTTAATTCGGCAAAATCTCCTACAGCTAAAGTCATCAAGTAGGTAGGATGAACTTGCTTTTGCTGCCAATGATAAATCTTGTCTTCCCCTATTTTTTCTGTGTTGACTAATTCTCCGTTAGAAATAGCCATGAATTGATTGGGAACCCGAACCCGAATTTCCGAAGTTGCTAATTGACCGGGATAATCAAAACAGGGAAACCAAAAACGAGAATCTTCATCTTCCCCCTGCGTCCAAACTTGCGTTGGTTTATTTGGATAATCTGCTGTGGGACTAATAAAGTACAGTCCTCGTTGTGGATGATCGACCTTGTACGCGATCGCAATTTCTAGTTTAGCTGCGATAGTGGCTTCAATTAAATCAATCTCAAGTTTTTCGCCATCATAATTAAACGGTTGGCTGACTCCAGCAATTGCAACCGATTCAATATGTAAATCTACGGCATCTAAAGTTAACTTTTTAATTCCCGAACGAATCGGCATCAAGGTAATCGTACAAGTTCCTTGAAAACTTTGATTAGGAAGATCCAAAACTAAATCTAGAAAAATATGTGTAACTTGTCCAGGGCGATCGGGATTGTAGTGAGGTTTAGCCCCTGGTAATTCAAAGGACTTGCGAGTGGATTCGGCATCGAAAGCAGAATGTAACATAAGCAACACTTTAAAAAAACTTAAACTAACTCAGCCAGCGAAGTAATGAATGGGATTACATCTTAATCATTATCAGGCTTTTAATTTGATTATTGCCCAGTGTTTAATAAATATCGGCTTAACCAGTCATACATAACAAATTACTAAGACTCTTTTCCGCGTTACCCTCTTTCTGTAATTTGAATAAAAGCAGGTCTTTTTCTACTAAGAGAAAAACTTATAAAAACAATTCAAATCTTTAGAGAAGGTGGTATGTCGAGGAGAAAAAAAAAATTTCCTTGTGGGCATAAAGGTTATGGTCAAATTTGCCATCATTGCGCCCAACAAAAATCCGATCTCAATAAAAAACGACAGCATAAATTGGAATGGGAGGCTACTTTTGCTGAAGATCCAATCGATCTAAGAAATTTACCCAAAAATGTGGTGATTAAATCTCGTCGGATTATGAGGCAATTACAAAATCAACCAGATTATCGTCAATTTCATGGTAAGCGGTTACGTCACGATCGCTTTGTGATTAGTATTCCTGTTACTCGTAACTATCGTCTACTTTGTCGCGATTGTGGTAATCTACTTATTCCTGAGGCTGTCATCTCCCATGAGGACTACAATGTAGTCAAACCAGGAGGCTGATTTTTAGTAACTAATAATTTTGTTAAGATACACATCTGAAATCAATTAAGAGTTAACAATAAAATTCAAGACTCATCGCAAGATGAGAAAATAAAAAGTAGATAAAAATTAAATTTATTCAAATTATTTGTCTTCTATGACTAGATAACTCAAAATCTATGCAAATTTATTTAGACTATAGCGCGACTACTCCACCCCATCCAGATGTAATGACTAAAGTACACCAAGTTATGTCTCAACAATGGGGAAATCCTTCTAGTCTTCATACTTGGGGAGGCAGGGCTGCTACGGTCTTAGAAACAGCTAGAATGCAAGTAGCTAGTCTGATTAACGCGGATCATCCAGAATCAATTATTTTTACTTCTGGTGGCACGGAAGCTGATAATCTGGCAATTATGGGCATAGCCAGAACCTATTCTACTCCTCAACATCTGATTATCTCTAGTGTCGAACACTCTGCGATCGCAGAAGCTGCAAAATTATTAGAACAATGGGGTTGGCAAGTAACTCGTTTACCAGTTAATCGTCAGGGCAGAATCAATCCTCTCGATTTACAAGCAGCCATCCAACCCAATACTGTTTTAATTTCAATTATCTACGGACAAAGCGAAATTGGCACGCTACAACCAATTGAAAAATTAGCCCGCATTGCGCGTAGTCACGGGATTTTATTTCATACCGATGCCGTACAGGTAGCAGGCAGAATTCCAATTGATGTCCGACAATTAGGAATAGATTTACTTTCCTTATCCGCCCACAAAATTTATGGCATTCAAGGGGCTGGTGCTTTATACGTTCGTAGTGGTGTAAATTTAGTACCCTTATTAAATGGTGGTGGACAAGAATTAAAACTGCGTTCAGGTACTCAAGCCTTACCTGCGATCGCAGGGTTTGGAGTAGCAGCAGAATTAGCTGCGGAAGAATTAACTTCAGAAGCAATGCGTCTGAGAGGATTACGCGATCGCTTATTCGATCTGTTAGCAGATTCTCCTTATCTGATTCCTACAGGCGATCGCTTGTATCGTTTACCTCATCACGTTAGTTTTATTCTGAGTGAGTCTTTTGCTGCTAAGACACAGAACGTTACAGGAAAAACCATTGTTCGTCAGTTAAATTTAGCAGGCATTGGTATTAGTGCAGGTTCAGCTTGTCACAGTGGCAAACTCAATCCTAGTCCAGTTTTACTAGCCATGGGTTACAGTGAAGCTGCTGCCAAAAGAGGGATTCGTTTAACTTTAGGCAAAGATACCACCGAAGCTGATATTGATTGGACAGCCATGGTACTACAACAAGTTTTAGACCGTTTAATGCCTCCGTTAGTTACAATTTAGTAGCTTGGTTAATTGTGAATTGTTGAGGGCTAAATCGATTACAAGCCTCCTCTTAGAAAGAGAAAAATATAAAAAAATATTTTTTATTGCAAGTTACCGACTTATGGCATGGTATTAACTGATGTACGGGCAAGGCACTGCCTTGCCCCTTACGAGGTAACTGATAACTGAAATGACTCATTCTACTGATGTAAAAGCCTTAGCTCGCTTGATGGCAGCAGATTTTAGCAATCAAGACCAAGCTTTTGAAAATCCGCCTTTTTTTGCCCATATTCGCGTTTGTATGCGTCCTCTTCCCGATTCCTTATTAGACGGAACTAGTCTGTTTTTAGAACAAGCGTACGATTATATGCTCAATCGTCCCTATCGTCTGAGAGTATTTAAACTAAGTGTAGTGGAAGACCGCATCGAACTAGAAAACTACAAAGTTAAAGAAGAAGAAAAATTTTATGGGGCTTCTCGCGATCGCGATCGCTTAAATAATTTAACGCCTAATTTAATCGAAAAACTCCCAGGTTGCGATATGAATGTAATCTGGAAAGACAACAGTTTTCATGGCGAAATTAAACCAGGCAAAGCTTGTATTGTCGAACGCCAAGGCAAAACAACCTATTTAGATAATAGTTTTATTATCGATCAAGAAACCTTAATCAGTTACGACCGCGGAAGAGATCCCGACACAGAGGAGTTAGTCTGGGGTTCTTTAGCTGGGCCATTCCATTTTAAACGTCGGCAAAGTTTTGCTGATGAGGTGATTATTCAATAGTCAAGATGTACGGCTTACACCCCTACTTAATGTCTAGAATCGCAACAAAGGACAATTAACAATTGATATATTAAAAAATGTAAAGGAAATTAATTTCAATCAGGGATTTTCTCATTATGGTACTATTTGGTTTTGGCAAAAAAGCAGCCATGCCTTCACCTCAAGAGGCTTTACCAGGAAGGGCAGAAGTTATGCCAGTTCCAGAAAAACACTATGTCAACAACAATCGAATTAAGCCCCCTTTTCCTGAAGGGATGAAAAAGGCATTGTTTGGACTTGGTTGCTTTTGGGGTGCAGAAAGAAAATTTTGGCAGCAAGAAGGCGTTTACTCAACTGCGGTAGGTTATGCTGCTGGATATACACCCAATCCTACTTATCACGAAGTATGTACGGGAATGACTGGTCATAACGAAGTAGTTTTAGTGGTGTACGATCCTAACCAGATTAGTTATGAAGATTTACTCAAAGTGTTTTGGGAAAGTCATAATCCTACTCAAGGAATGCGCCAAGGAAACGATGTTGGTACTCAGTATCGTTCGGGTATTTATGTTTATGATCAAACGCAAAGAAAACTAGCTGAGGCTTCTAAAGAAGCTTATCAAAAGGAATTAACTCAGGCTAGCTATGGCGAAATTTCTACTGAAATTATAGACGCGCCTGAATTTTACTACGCAGAAGAATACCATCAGCAATATTTGGCGAAGAATCCTAACGGTTATTGTGGTTTAGGCGGAACCAAGGTTTGTTATCCTAGCACTGCTGTTAACTAAATGATTGATGAAGATTTAGGGAGAATTCATTAATTCTCCTTATTTACTACTAAACAATTGAGTCGTAATTTGTTGTAAAACATTTAGTCCTTTAGTTGCCCCTTGGATTAATCTAACTGCTGCTTGTGGTTGGGAAAGTAAAGCAACTGCTAAAGGGAATGTTTTTAGTCTACCGCGATCGCGATCAAAGGCATAATTAAGATCGGGTAAGTTGTAGTGACAATCATCACTAACTACTCGGAGGATGGCTACTGAACAATCTGGTAATGCTTCTAAAATTGCCACTCCTTCCATATCAACAACATCAGCTTGGTATACTTGAGCTAAAGACAATTTTTCTTCAACTTTACTAATAATGCGATCGCAAGTTAATCCTCGTACTAAGGAAAATTTTGTGGTTAATTGAGAAGCAATTAAATTAGTAAGCTGTGTATCAGTCTGATAAATCTGCTTTTCTGAAGAGGAACTATTGCTAGCAAAAAGACAATCTTGATATAACACTACATCCCCAACTTGTTCTTGAGAAGATAAACTACCACACAAACCCAGAATTAAAACTCGATTAATTGAATCTTGCCAAGATTTATTCTTTAATTGTTGGTAATATTTAGCGACAGCCTCCCCTCCCATTGGAATTGGCAAGAGCTTAATATCTGTTTTAGTTTGTCTTAATCCTCGTTCTACTGCTTGATATTCTGCACCATGAGGAACAAAGATCGCATCTACAGCTAAATTCATCTTAGATTTAAATTAATTTGGCATTCAATAATTATTTCTTGATAATAGTTCTTAACTAGAGTCTGGGATGGATGATATATTAGTTGGTAGTTGTTGAGAACAATTCTTAAAAATCTAGATAATCATTATAAACTAGTTTATTTTTTCATCTGAGTTAGACAAATCCATGACCCAATCAGTAATTCTCCAATTAGAAGGTATTGTTAAACAGTTTCCCCACAGTAAAAGTAGAGCAGTAGACAACGTTAGTCTAACTCTTGAACAAGGAGATATTTTAGGATTACTAGGTCCTTCTGGTTGTGGTAAAACTACTCTTTTAAGAATTATTGCTGGATTTGAATCAGCTTCTGAAGGAAAAGTTGCTTTAGCAGAACAAATAGTTTGTGGTCAAGGCTGCTGGCTACCACCTGAAAAACGTGATACAGGAATGGTTTTTCAAGATTATGCGCTGTTTCCTCATCTCAACGTCGCGGACAACATTGCTTTTGGTTTAAAAAGTAAAAAAAGTTCTCTTCCTCGTCCCCAAATTAAACAAAGAGTAGCAGAAGTTTTAGCTTTGGTAGGATTAAGTGGTTTAGAGAAACGTTATCCTCATGAACTTTCTGGTGGTCAGCAACAACGAATTGCTTTAGCTAGAGCTTTAGCACCTCAACCTGCTCTAATCTTACTAGACGAGCCTTTAAGTAATTTAGACGTTCAAGTCCGCCATCGACTCAGAGAAGAAATTCGTTCTATTCTCAAAGCAGCAGGAACATCAGCCATTTTTGTTACTCATGACCGCGAAGAGGCTTTAGCTATCTCTGATAAAATTGCCGTGATGCGTCAGGGAAAACTGGAACAAATAGGAACACCAGAAGAAATTTATATTCAACCAGCTTCTCGATTTGTTGCCGAATTTGTCACTCAGGCTAATTTTCTACCAGCCAAACGCAGTGGTGAGTTTTGGTCTACAGAAATTGGCGAATTAGTTATCCGAAATTCTCAATCGACTTATAGTTATGATTGGGGTGAATTAATGTTACCTCAAGAAGATTTAATCTTAACTCCTGATGACAACGCCACAGTAGTAGTAAAAGATAGACAATTTTTAGGCAGAGAATATCGTTACTGTCTAGAAACACCTTCAGGAAAAAGGTTACACGCACGTACCACTGCTCATAAAGCAGTAGCTGTCGGAACAAAAGTTAATTTGTCAGTTATCGGTACAACATCACAAATTTTTCCTGTTTCTACTTTTAAAGAACCAAGTTTACCCTCAATCAAAGTTTCTGCTTAAACATAAATAATTTAATAGAGTTTGATTATCGAGATTGGGCTTTTTTTAGTAAAATCAGGAAGTATTTTTTTTGAAAAATCTATCCTAATCAAAAGTAATGAAGTATAAAAGCATTGTTTTTTGTGATTTTGATGGCACAATTACTGCTGTTGAGACTTTTGCAGGGATGTTGAAAGAATTTGCTCCCGATTTATCTGAAGAGCTTATGCCTTTGATGTATGCTAAAAAGCTTACTTTAAGAGAAGGTGTGAGAAAAATATTAGAATCAATTCCGACCAGACTATATCCAGAAATCATTGATTACGCTGCAACTAAACCAATCCGCCCTGGATTTAATGAATTATTAGATTTTTTAAATAGTCAAAATGTTCCTTTGATAGTAATTTCTGGTGGTTTAAGAGATATGGTAAAAAATGTTCTTAGTCGCCAAGAAAATAATCAATCTTTAATTAATAAAGTTACTAATATTTTTGCTGTTGATATTGATACTAGCAGTGAATATTTAACTGTTTATTCCGATTTTGAAGCAGATACAGAATTAGTGGCTAAAGTCAAAGTAATGTCTCAATATAATACTTTAGAAACTATTGCTATAGGTGATTCTCTTACTGATATTAATATGGCATTAGAAGCCGACTTAGTTTTTGCACGCGATCGCCTTAAAGATTATTTAGATGAAGACAATAAATCTTATCTAGCCTGGGATAGTTTTTTTGATATTAAAAAATATCTGCAAGCCCACTGGAAAATTGATCATTAAAATTAACCTTTTTTTGGTCTATTTGCGATCAAGGCAACCAATTTTTATCCATTAATTCTGATGCTTCATAAGGACAATTGAGAGGAAATAAAATTATTTTCATTCCTGTTTCTGCGCTTGCCCATTCTTTTGCTTCACCGTAAGCTTCAGGGATTATTTCTGGTAATTTTCTTTTTAAAGATGGTTGTTGTTTCAAAAGTTTGGCAATACGATTACGACTATTGAGGATTGAGCCACGCCAACTACCACATTGTAAAGAAGGTTGATATTCCCATTTCAACAAATGAGCAATTAACACAATAAGATAACTTTCTAGTTCTCTCTCATTGCTTTTGTTCAAACCTTCTAATTCCTCGATTAAATATTCAATGTTTAATTCAGAAAAATTTTGTGATCGCAATAATTCAATTTGTTGATCTAAGCACAGATCGTAGTTTTCTTCGATCATGTTTTTTATTAATGACTGATTACTTTAAAAAATGGAATTAATTTTTAGCAAGGCATTTAAATATTTTATTTTAATTGTAGTTAATCTAAAGGTGGACAAATGCCCACCTTATGAATTAATTTTGTTTTAACGTTGCCAATGTTGTTCTAATAATGCTTTTGCTCTTGGCTTATAAATCAGATAGAACAAAGCTTCAATGTAACGCAACAAGTCTTCTCGCTTTTCTTTAGAAGTATAATTCCAGAAACCATAAATACGAGCCAAAGAAAGCAATTTAGTGGTGTGAATTTTCCAGGTATAGGTACTATAAACCCTTTCCATACCGCGATCAGATATTTCATGCCAATAATCTGGGTTTTGATCGCATTTAGAAACAAATTCTAGGATTTTACTAGCAGTTTCTTCTAAATTCGTCGGGTTAATATAAAAACCATTAATTCCGTCTTGAATAATTTCTAATGGGCCACCAAACTGAGTGCCAAAGGTAGGTAAACCAGAAATCATTGCTTCTAAAATAGTCAAACCAAAAGCTTCAAATAAGGCAGGTTGAACAAATACCCCTCTGCGGTCAGCAATTACTCGATAAATTTCCCCTGAGTCACTCTTGGGTAAACGAAGACCTAACCATCGCATCTTACCATGTAGGTTATGTTGTTCAATGATGCGATACAT includes these proteins:
- a CDS encoding Peptidase M1 membrane alanine aminopeptidase, with the protein product MLHSAFDAESTRKSFELPGAKPHYNPDRPGQVTHIFLDLVLDLPNQSFQGTCTITLMPIRSGIKKLTLDAVDLHIESVAIAGVSQPFNYDGEKLEIDLIEATIAAKLEIAIAYKVDHPQRGLYFISPTADYPNKPTQVWTQGEDEDSRFWFPCFDYPGQLATSEIRVRVPNQFMAISNGELVNTEKIGEDKIYHWQQKQVHPTYLMTLAVGDFAELKDEWNGIPITYYVEKGREADGQRSMGKTPRMMEFLTQKYGYLYPFPKYAQVCVDDFIFGGMENTSTTLLTDRCLLDERASLDNMRTESLVLHELAHQWFGDLVVIKHWSHAWIKEGMASYAEVLWTEYEYGKDDAAYYLLGEARSYLDEDSSRYRRPIVTNIYREAIELYDRHLYEKGACVYHMIRAVLGDELFERAIATFVQNNAHQTVETIDLLRAIDQATGYNLAFLFDQYVFRGGHPDYKVAYSWDGDSNLATLTVTQTQGKDNSKDLFDLKIPVAFGYIDGEAKAFTLRIHQQEQSFYFPLEKKPDFVSFDVGNNFLKTVTLEYPLPELKNQLQYDPDPISRISAAIALGKKGGIEAIKALEQSLTNDSFWGVRLEIAKQLGKITLHQAAEALIPGLQDSDARVRGAVIEALSNFQTIQAYNTIKQALEQGDPSYYTEATSARCLGSMVTGNLKDKTTETITLLQQILEQRAGWNEVVRGGAIAGLSQMKTSPVAAETIIQYTKSGVPQPLRLAAIRALGKISTGQTPDQVEEILAQLKSLSGESFFLTQVAVASALGQMQTPSAIALLHTLASQTPDGRVKRIAEEAVEKVQKNLGGDKAIQELRQEIDQLKTENLDLKSRLAKLEATAN
- a CDS encoding aminotransferase class V; its protein translation is MQIYLDYSATTPPHPDVMTKVHQVMSQQWGNPSSLHTWGGRAATVLETARMQVASLINADHPESIIFTSGGTEADNLAIMGIARTYSTPQHLIISSVEHSAIAEAAKLLEQWGWQVTRLPVNRQGRINPLDLQAAIQPNTVLISIIYGQSEIGTLQPIEKLARIARSHGILFHTDAVQVAGRIPIDVRQLGIDLLSLSAHKIYGIQGAGALYVRSGVNLVPLLNGGGQELKLRSGTQALPAIAGFGVAAELAAEELTSEAMRLRGLRDRLFDLLADSPYLIPTGDRLYRLPHHVSFILSESFAAKTQNVTGKTIVRQLNLAGIGISAGSACHSGKLNPSPVLLAMGYSEAAAKRGIRLTLGKDTTEADIDWTAMVLQQVLDRLMPPLVTI
- a CDS encoding protein-methionine-S-oxide reductase, producing MVLFGFGKKAAMPSPQEALPGRAEVMPVPEKHYVNNNRIKPPFPEGMKKALFGLGCFWGAERKFWQQEGVYSTAVGYAAGYTPNPTYHEVCTGMTGHNEVVLVVYDPNQISYEDLLKVFWESHNPTQGMRQGNDVGTQYRSGIYVYDQTQRKLAEASKEAYQKELTQASYGEISTEIIDAPEFYYAEEYHQQYLAKNPNGYCGLGGTKVCYPSTAVN
- a CDS encoding ABC transporter related, which produces MTQSVILQLEGIVKQFPHSKSRAVDNVSLTLEQGDILGLLGPSGCGKTTLLRIIAGFESASEGKVALAEQIVCGQGCWLPPEKRDTGMVFQDYALFPHLNVADNIAFGLKSKKSSLPRPQIKQRVAEVLALVGLSGLEKRYPHELSGGQQQRIALARALAPQPALILLDEPLSNLDVQVRHRLREEIRSILKAAGTSAIFVTHDREEALAISDKIAVMRQGKLEQIGTPEEIYIQPASRFVAEFVTQANFLPAKRSGEFWSTEIGELVIRNSQSTYSYDWGELMLPQEDLILTPDDNATVVVKDRQFLGREYRYCLETPSGKRLHARTTAHKAVAVGTKVNLSVIGTTSQIFPVSTFKEPSLPSIKVSA
- a CDS encoding HAD-superfamily hydrolase, subfamily IB, whose product is MKYKSIVFCDFDGTITAVETFAGMLKEFAPDLSEELMPLMYAKKLTLREGVRKILESIPTRLYPEIIDYAATKPIRPGFNELLDFLNSQNVPLIVISGGLRDMVKNVLSRQENNQSLINKVTNIFAVDIDTSSEYLTVYSDFEADTELVAKVKVMSQYNTLETIAIGDSLTDINMALEADLVFARDRLKDYLDEDNKSYLAWDSFFDIKKYLQAHWKIDH
- a CDS encoding hypothetical protein (conserved hypothetical protein) — its product is MIEENYDLCLDQQIELLRSQNFSELNIEYLIEELEGLNKSNERELESYLIVLIAHLLKWEYQPSLQCGSWRGSILNSRNRIAKLLKQQPSLKRKLPEIIPEAYGEAKEWASAETGMKIILFPLNCPYEASELMDKNWLP